A window from Deinococcus koreensis encodes these proteins:
- a CDS encoding SDR family oxidoreductase, whose amino-acid sequence MRVLVTGGTGTLGRETVKALAAQGAQVRVLSRRPAPPDAPTWAEQSWAEPFWAQGDLVTGEGLPAALRGVDTVLHAAHDPQRPARDLQGLRMLLATAEAAGVPRLVSVSIVGAADIPGVPYYRAKAQGETLVRGSPLDTSVFRATQFFPLIAGILATLGRLPWLLLPRGAQFQPIDVGEVGVALARHTLSGSSQDGALVGPEVLTLRALADTWQRVRGEHRRVVDVPLPLPAVRALAAGRLTSPGAPRGERRWAEWLEAHERRP is encoded by the coding sequence GTGAGGGTGCTCGTCACCGGCGGCACCGGCACCCTCGGCCGGGAGACCGTGAAGGCCCTCGCGGCGCAGGGGGCGCAGGTGCGGGTGCTCAGCCGGCGCCCGGCACCCCCGGACGCGCCGACATGGGCGGAGCAGTCCTGGGCAGAGCCCTTCTGGGCTCAGGGCGACCTCGTGACCGGCGAGGGCCTGCCGGCCGCCCTGCGGGGGGTCGATACCGTGCTGCACGCCGCCCATGACCCGCAGCGCCCGGCCCGTGACCTGCAGGGGCTGCGGATGCTGCTGGCCACCGCTGAGGCGGCCGGCGTGCCCCGGCTGGTGTCGGTCTCGATCGTGGGGGCCGCCGACATCCCCGGGGTGCCGTACTACCGCGCCAAAGCGCAGGGGGAAACGCTGGTGCGGGGGAGCCCGCTGGACACCTCGGTGTTCCGGGCCACCCAGTTCTTTCCGCTCATCGCCGGCATCCTGGCGACCCTGGGTCGCCTGCCCTGGCTGCTCCTGCCCAGAGGCGCGCAGTTCCAGCCGATCGACGTGGGCGAGGTGGGCGTGGCCCTGGCCCGCCATACGCTGAGCGGCTCGTCCCAGGACGGAGCCCTGGTCGGGCCGGAGGTGCTGACCCTGCGGGCCCTGGCCGACACCTGGCAGAGGGTGCGCGGGGAGCACAGGAGGGTGGTGGACGTGCCCCTGCCGCTGCCGGCCGTCCGCGCCCTGGCCGCCGGACGGCTCACCTCCCCTGGTGCTCCGCGTGGGGAGCGGCGCTGGGCCGAGTGGCTGGAGGCGCACGAGCGGCGCCCCTGA
- a CDS encoding glycoside hydrolase family 43 protein, whose product MLTGVGALAGGGIPISQSGAATLAPPSAQVRTFSNPVLDANFPDPFILRAGGLYHAYATNGVGGNVPHAVSRDLVTWERSADALPTLAAWAEPGLTWAPEVIGLRGQFVLYYTARDQRSDRQCIGVAVAAQPAGPFQPVGKGPLVCQAELGGSIDASPFLDSDGRAYLLWKNDGNALGLSTQLFIQPLAPDGLSLSGAPTALIQNFQLWEGSVIEAPTLYKQGGVYYLLYSGGPFDSDLYAVGYATASRITGPYRKAAENPVLVSRGEVAGPGHQSVFSDGSGQPWLVYHAWTTGLVGDQVGYRSMRLERVSFGGGRMRVGGPTTSPQPAPRGNP is encoded by the coding sequence ATGTTAACAGGCGTCGGGGCCCTGGCGGGCGGCGGCATCCCAATTTCCCAGAGCGGCGCGGCCACGCTGGCACCGCCCAGCGCGCAGGTTCGTACCTTCAGCAACCCGGTGCTGGACGCCAATTTTCCCGATCCCTTCATCCTGCGCGCGGGTGGGCTGTACCACGCTTACGCGACCAACGGCGTGGGCGGCAACGTGCCCCACGCGGTCAGCCGTGACCTCGTGACCTGGGAGCGCTCTGCCGACGCCCTGCCCACCCTGGCGGCCTGGGCCGAGCCCGGCCTGACCTGGGCCCCGGAGGTGATCGGGCTGCGGGGCCAGTTCGTGCTGTACTACACCGCCCGCGACCAGCGCAGCGACCGCCAGTGCATCGGCGTGGCGGTGGCCGCGCAGCCGGCCGGCCCCTTTCAGCCGGTGGGGAAGGGCCCGCTGGTCTGTCAGGCCGAGCTGGGCGGAAGCATCGACGCCAGCCCCTTCCTCGACAGCGACGGCAGGGCCTACCTGCTCTGGAAGAACGACGGCAACGCCCTGGGCCTGAGCACCCAGCTCTTCATCCAGCCCCTGGCCCCCGACGGCCTGAGCCTGAGCGGCGCCCCCACCGCCCTGATCCAGAATTTCCAGCTCTGGGAGGGCAGCGTGATCGAGGCGCCGACCCTCTACAAGCAGGGCGGCGTGTACTACCTGCTGTACTCGGGTGGCCCCTTCGACTCCGACCTGTATGCGGTGGGCTACGCCACGGCCTCCCGGATCACCGGCCCGTACCGCAAGGCCGCCGAAAACCCGGTGCTGGTCAGCAGGGGCGAGGTGGCTGGGCCAGGGCACCAGTCGGTGTTCAGCGACGGCAGCGGCCAGCCCTGGCTGGTGTACCACGCCTGGACGACCGGCCTGGTGGGTGATCAGGTCGGCTACCGCTCGATGCGCCTGGAACGCGTCAGCTTCGGCGGCGGCCGGATGCGGGTGGGAGGCCCCACCACCAGCCCACAGCCTGCGCCCAGGGGGAATCCCTGA
- a CDS encoding carbohydrate ABC transporter permease — protein MSTPTNQAARPSAARRRRMPREVPRFVLLCILALLFLAPMYWMISTSFKNEADAISSPVQWWPARPTLENYREVLTSPDGNILRWTWNSAYVALTFTALHVLLCALTAYPLARMRFPGRNAWFWFILSSLMIPGIVTLVPTYIMMLNFGWMNSYHALIWPGISGVFGVFLLRQFFMSIPRELEEAAHLDGASSLQILWRIILPLSVPALVTLGVFAFMGSWNNFLWPLFTVTDVDKMTLPVGITTFSQRYVTDYGKLMASTTLAAIPALIAYLVAQRFLEGGLSASGLKE, from the coding sequence ATGAGCACGCCGACGAATCAGGCGGCCCGCCCGAGTGCCGCGCGCCGACGCCGGATGCCCCGCGAGGTGCCGCGCTTCGTGCTCCTGTGCATTCTCGCCCTGCTGTTCCTGGCGCCTATGTACTGGATGATCAGCACGTCGTTCAAGAATGAGGCCGACGCGATTTCCTCGCCTGTGCAGTGGTGGCCTGCGCGCCCCACGCTGGAGAACTACCGCGAGGTGTTGACCTCGCCCGACGGCAACATCCTGCGCTGGACGTGGAATTCGGCCTACGTGGCCCTGACCTTCACCGCGCTGCACGTGCTGCTGTGTGCGCTGACCGCCTACCCGCTGGCGCGCATGAGGTTCCCGGGGAGAAACGCCTGGTTCTGGTTCATCCTGTCGAGCCTGATGATCCCGGGCATCGTGACCCTGGTGCCCACCTACATTATGATGCTCAACTTCGGCTGGATGAACTCGTACCACGCGCTGATCTGGCCGGGCATCAGCGGCGTGTTCGGGGTCTTCCTGCTGCGGCAGTTCTTCATGAGCATCCCGCGGGAGCTGGAGGAAGCCGCGCACCTCGACGGGGCCAGCTCCCTGCAGATCCTCTGGCGCATCATCCTGCCGCTGAGCGTGCCTGCCCTGGTCACGCTGGGGGTGTTCGCCTTCATGGGCTCGTGGAACAACTTCCTGTGGCCGCTGTTCACCGTCACCGACGTGGACAAGATGACCCTGCCGGTGGGCATCACCACCTTCTCGCAGCGCTACGTCACCGACTACGGCAAATTGATGGCCTCGACGACCCTGGCCGCCATTCCGGCGCTGATCGCCTACCTCGTGGCCCAGCGCTTCCTCGAAGGCGGCCTCTCGGCGAGCGGACTCAAGGAATAG
- a CDS encoding carbohydrate ABC transporter permease, which produces MTATPVSTPQETVRRGSGPRPRRRVSLEPYLYLLPHAALFFVFTVYPIGYGLYIAMHRWDLLSGRQPFVGLEFFRNLFIAGTPQADFFWRTLWNTTFFTLISVPLLVAAALGLALLLHRPIFGRAFFRAVFFMPGILTVSVMGILWRWMFDNQIGLVNAARELTGAPPIPWLSTEGLAWIPIIVGTIWWTLGFNMTLYLAALGNISQSFYEAAELDGATAGQQFRFITWPLLTPITLFVVITTALASFQLFGQSLVITNGGPNRSTQSVIQYITEEGFSNSQISSAAAMGFVFGLLMLVLTAAQFRLMARDVQSSGEEK; this is translated from the coding sequence ATGACCGCGACGCCGGTGTCCACCCCCCAAGAGACCGTCAGACGCGGCAGCGGGCCGCGCCCACGCCGCCGGGTCTCGCTGGAGCCCTACCTGTACCTGCTGCCGCACGCGGCGCTGTTTTTCGTCTTCACGGTGTATCCCATCGGCTACGGGCTGTACATCGCCATGCACCGCTGGGATCTGCTCAGCGGCCGCCAGCCCTTCGTGGGCCTCGAATTCTTCCGCAACCTGTTCATCGCCGGCACGCCGCAGGCCGACTTCTTCTGGCGCACCCTGTGGAACACCACCTTCTTCACCCTGATCAGCGTGCCCCTGCTGGTCGCGGCGGCGCTGGGCCTGGCCCTGCTGCTGCACCGCCCGATCTTCGGCCGGGCGTTTTTTCGGGCGGTCTTCTTCATGCCGGGCATCCTGACCGTGTCCGTCATGGGCATCCTGTGGCGCTGGATGTTCGACAACCAGATCGGGCTGGTCAATGCCGCGCGGGAGCTGACCGGCGCCCCGCCCATCCCCTGGCTCTCGACCGAGGGGCTGGCCTGGATTCCGATCATCGTGGGCACGATCTGGTGGACGCTGGGCTTCAACATGACGCTGTACCTGGCCGCGCTGGGCAACATCTCGCAGAGCTTCTACGAGGCGGCCGAACTCGACGGCGCCACCGCCGGGCAGCAGTTCCGCTTCATCACCTGGCCGCTGCTCACGCCCATCACGCTGTTCGTGGTCATCACCACCGCCCTGGCCTCGTTCCAGCTCTTCGGGCAGTCGCTGGTTATCACCAACGGCGGCCCCAACCGCTCGACCCAGAGCGTCATCCAGTACATCACCGAGGAGGGTTTCTCCAACTCGCAGATCTCCAGCGCCGCCGCCATGGGCTTCGTCTTCGGACTCCTGATGCTCGTGCTCACGGCGGCCCAGTTCCGCCTGATGGCCCGCGACGTCCAGAGTTCCGGGGAGGAGAAATGA
- a CDS encoding glycoside hydrolase family 43 protein, protein MGPRHDGYFADPFVLRWQGRFYAYGTGLHGHEAGGNGRAFEVLSSADLRHWESHGGALTPLSDQPQDYWAPEVTEAGGTIYLYYSVGTGDQGHHLRVATATHPLGPFTDQGLNLTPAEDFAIDPHPFVDEGGQWYLYYARDLLEGERVGTSLAVMPLRDPLTPGGPPATVLQASADWQLYLRGREMYGQVYDWHTLEGPFVVRRGGRYVCFYSGGAWTNETYGVGYAVADHPLGPWREPEPGPVVLRSGMGGLIGPGHNSLLTGAGGQDMIVFHAWNADHSRRQLHVEPLDWAGVSPRIRLELPV, encoded by the coding sequence ATGGGCCCGCGCCACGACGGCTATTTCGCCGATCCCTTCGTGCTGCGGTGGCAGGGCCGATTCTACGCCTACGGCACCGGGCTGCACGGGCACGAGGCCGGGGGCAACGGCCGGGCCTTCGAGGTGCTGTCGTCGGCCGATCTGCGGCACTGGGAATCGCACGGCGGAGCGCTCACGCCGCTGAGCGATCAGCCCCAGGACTACTGGGCCCCCGAGGTCACCGAGGCGGGAGGTACCATCTACCTGTACTACTCGGTGGGCACGGGCGACCAGGGCCACCACCTGCGGGTCGCCACGGCGACGCACCCGCTCGGGCCGTTCACGGATCAGGGCCTGAACCTGACCCCCGCGGAGGACTTCGCCATCGATCCGCACCCCTTCGTGGATGAGGGCGGCCAGTGGTACCTGTACTACGCCCGCGATCTGCTGGAGGGCGAGCGCGTGGGCACCTCGCTGGCGGTCATGCCGCTGCGCGATCCCCTGACCCCCGGCGGCCCGCCGGCGACCGTGCTGCAGGCCAGCGCCGACTGGCAGCTCTACCTGCGCGGGCGGGAGATGTACGGCCAGGTCTACGACTGGCACACCCTGGAGGGCCCCTTCGTGGTGCGCCGGGGCGGGCGGTATGTCTGTTTCTATTCGGGCGGTGCCTGGACGAACGAGACCTATGGGGTCGGGTATGCGGTCGCGGATCACCCGCTGGGGCCCTGGCGGGAGCCCGAGCCCGGCCCCGTGGTACTGAGAAGCGGCATGGGGGGCCTGATCGGGCCGGGTCACAACTCTCTGCTGACCGGCGCGGGTGGTCAGGACATGATCGTCTTCCACGCCTGGAACGCCGACCACAGCCGCCGCCAGCTGCACGTGGAACCGCTGGACTGGGCCGGGGTGAGCCCCCGCATCCGGCTGGAACTGCCGGTCTGA
- a CDS encoding response regulator, whose amino-acid sequence MSARPIRVLLVEDHAFTRDGLRAAINLESDLQVVAEARSGEEGLERLAQVPVNVAVLDIGLPGMDGIQTAAEIKRGWPAVRVVMLTAHDLRDEVLAALASGADAYCLKSGDPELLLLAIRAAAAGSAYLDPQVAHHVLGSIRAPHAISPLTPRETEVLRLIADGQGNREIAQELGISVSTVKLHVQELLVKLQAADRTQAAVQALRRGLL is encoded by the coding sequence ATGAGTGCCCGGCCCATCCGGGTGCTGCTGGTCGAGGATCACGCCTTCACGCGCGACGGCCTGCGGGCGGCCATCAACCTGGAGAGCGACCTGCAGGTGGTGGCCGAGGCCCGCTCCGGCGAGGAGGGGCTGGAGCGGCTGGCCCAGGTGCCGGTGAACGTGGCCGTGCTCGACATCGGGCTGCCCGGCATGGACGGCATCCAGACGGCGGCCGAGATCAAGCGCGGCTGGCCGGCGGTGCGGGTCGTGATGCTCACCGCCCACGACCTGCGCGACGAGGTGCTGGCCGCCCTCGCCTCGGGCGCGGACGCCTACTGCCTGAAAAGTGGCGATCCGGAGCTGCTGCTGCTCGCCATCCGGGCGGCGGCGGCGGGCAGCGCCTATCTCGATCCCCAGGTGGCGCATCACGTGCTGGGCAGCATCCGCGCGCCCCACGCGATCTCCCCCCTCACGCCCCGCGAGACGGAGGTGCTGCGCCTGATCGCCGACGGCCAGGGCAACCGGGAAATCGCGCAGGAGCTGGGCATCAGTGTCAGCACGGTCAAGCTGCATGTCCAGGAGCTGCTCGTGAAGCTGCAGGCGGCCGACCGCACCCAGGCGGCGGTGCAGGCGCTCCGAAGGGGGCTGCTGTAG
- a CDS encoding ABC transporter substrate-binding protein, giving the protein MKHTALALSLSLLALGAASAQKVSLTYLHGFTGPDRPVMEGLVKKFNETHPNIEVRAQAQPWGTTWQQLPSLVASGRAPDVVVINEDQITGFIARGAVSPLAPAEMKAAGIDQTRFFGPLFKTADYRGQSYGLPVSSVAYAMFYNKDLMKKVGLDPNKPPRTRAEFLAAAQKCTVDKSGKNATQAGFDPKNLDTWGVSLYNNWVGSRAAYAAILQNGGELTDKNGNAAFNSPQAVSAVQFLVDLVQKQKVARPNSTEEAELAAFSQGKVCMFPSGQWYLDRFEQQKMNFGVTFMPRVGGSVRDAAWGGSSHLTLPRQKPGYDAAKRKAALEFMAWMTQPEQNLAWTATGSLPSQAAVAKNAQFEKAPINGIFDRLDSVYATSGVPWMGQVLGPFDAAWEAAYSGKKTVAKALGDGVTESNKQIEQARKNFQ; this is encoded by the coding sequence ATGAAACACACCGCCCTTGCCCTGAGCCTCAGCCTGCTGGCCCTCGGCGCCGCCTCGGCCCAGAAAGTCAGCCTGACCTACCTGCACGGCTTCACCGGCCCGGATCGCCCGGTCATGGAGGGGCTGGTCAAGAAGTTCAACGAGACCCACCCGAACATCGAGGTGAGGGCCCAGGCCCAGCCCTGGGGCACGACCTGGCAGCAGCTGCCGTCGCTGGTGGCCTCAGGCCGCGCGCCCGACGTGGTGGTCATCAACGAGGATCAGATTACCGGCTTCATTGCCCGCGGCGCCGTCTCGCCGCTGGCCCCCGCCGAGATGAAGGCCGCCGGGATCGACCAGACCCGCTTCTTCGGCCCGCTCTTCAAGACGGCTGACTACCGGGGCCAGTCGTACGGCCTGCCGGTGTCCAGCGTGGCCTACGCGATGTTCTACAACAAAGACCTCATGAAGAAGGTCGGGCTCGATCCCAACAAGCCGCCGCGCACCCGCGCCGAGTTCCTGGCCGCCGCCCAGAAATGCACAGTGGACAAGAGCGGCAAGAATGCCACGCAGGCGGGCTTCGATCCCAAGAACCTCGACACGTGGGGGGTCAGCCTGTACAACAACTGGGTCGGCTCCCGCGCGGCCTACGCGGCCATCCTGCAGAACGGCGGCGAGCTGACCGACAAGAACGGCAACGCCGCCTTCAACTCGCCGCAGGCCGTCAGCGCCGTGCAGTTCCTGGTCGATCTGGTGCAGAAGCAGAAGGTGGCCCGCCCCAACTCGACCGAGGAAGCCGAACTCGCCGCCTTCTCGCAGGGCAAGGTCTGCATGTTCCCCAGCGGCCAGTGGTACCTCGACCGCTTCGAGCAGCAGAAGATGAACTTCGGCGTGACCTTCATGCCGCGCGTCGGCGGCTCGGTGCGCGACGCCGCCTGGGGAGGTTCGAGCCACCTGACCCTGCCCCGGCAGAAGCCCGGCTACGACGCCGCCAAGCGCAAGGCCGCCCTGGAATTCATGGCCTGGATGACCCAGCCCGAGCAGAACCTCGCCTGGACGGCCACCGGCAGCCTGCCCAGTCAGGCGGCGGTCGCCAAGAACGCGCAGTTCGAGAAAGCGCCCATCAACGGCATCTTCGACCGGCTGGACAGCGTGTACGCCACCAGCGGGGTGCCCTGGATGGGTCAGGTGCTGGGGCCCTTCGACGCCGCCTGGGAGGCCGCGTACTCCGGCAAGAAGACGGTCGCCAAGGCGCTCGGCGACGGCGTCACCGAGTCGAACAAACAGATCGAGCAGGCCCGCAAGAACTTCCAGTAA
- a CDS encoding ArsR/SmtB family transcription factor yields MPASGNRILMVEGQEALVVLKALANETRLLLLSMLSHNVMNVSELADALKLPHSTVNFNLNQLQAAGLISVEYEPGTRGSQKLCSKRYDEIVYRVPGVAVESDSDQVSVSMPIGNYSQIEAQPTCGLASESRIIGMLDNPRSMYEPDHVYAQILWFGRSGFVEYTFPNNLPYGAVPERLDLSMEICSEAPQYDPEWPSDITLWINGHEVGTFTSPGDFGGQRTHLTPRWWNIDQTTHGVLKHWFVTPDGAYIDGERLSGLSIHDLDLQGANQIKVRLGVKPDARHCAGLNLFGRKFGNYEQDIVMRTNYVFPQDTAKVRVR; encoded by the coding sequence GTGCCAGCGTCCGGAAACCGCATCCTGATGGTCGAGGGGCAGGAAGCGCTGGTGGTGCTCAAGGCCCTGGCGAACGAGACGCGCCTGCTGCTGCTGAGCATGCTCTCGCACAACGTGATGAACGTATCCGAACTTGCGGACGCGCTGAAGCTGCCGCATTCGACGGTCAATTTCAACCTGAACCAGCTACAGGCGGCCGGGCTGATCTCGGTGGAGTACGAGCCCGGCACGCGCGGTTCGCAGAAGCTGTGCTCGAAGCGCTACGACGAGATCGTCTACCGGGTGCCCGGCGTGGCGGTGGAATCGGACTCCGATCAGGTCAGCGTCTCCATGCCCATCGGCAACTACTCGCAGATCGAGGCGCAGCCCACCTGCGGCCTGGCGTCCGAGAGCCGCATCATCGGGATGCTCGACAATCCGCGCTCGATGTACGAGCCGGATCACGTCTACGCGCAGATCCTCTGGTTCGGCCGCTCAGGCTTCGTGGAATACACCTTTCCGAACAACCTGCCCTACGGCGCCGTGCCCGAACGGCTCGACCTGAGCATGGAGATCTGCTCGGAGGCCCCGCAGTACGACCCCGAGTGGCCCTCGGACATCACGCTGTGGATCAACGGCCACGAGGTCGGCACCTTCACCAGCCCCGGCGACTTTGGCGGCCAGCGCACCCACCTCACCCCGCGCTGGTGGAACATCGACCAGACGACCCACGGCGTCCTGAAACACTGGTTCGTGACCCCGGACGGCGCCTACATCGACGGCGAACGGCTCTCTGGCCTGAGCATCCACGATCTCGACCTGCAGGGGGCCAACCAGATCAAGGTGCGGCTGGGCGTGAAACCGGATGCCCGCCACTGCGCGGGGCTGAACCTGTTCGGCCGCAAGTTCGGCAACTACGAGCAGGACATCGTGATGCGGACAAACTACGTGTTCCCGCAGGACACCGCGAAGGTGCGGGTGCGGTAG
- a CDS encoding DUF1801 domain-containing protein, whose amino-acid sequence MTIPSEAQGQSASERISDRIAELGDWRGETLGRMRALIQAAEPEVVEEWKWRGTPVWSHGGILCTGETYRKVVKLTFAHGASLPDPSGLFNSSLDGNTRRAIDIHEGEEVDVAAFTALIHEAVALNGRRDPKPSRTAKI is encoded by the coding sequence ATGACCATTCCCAGCGAGGCTCAGGGCCAGTCGGCATCGGAACGCATCTCGGACAGGATCGCCGAACTCGGGGACTGGCGGGGCGAGACCCTCGGCCGGATGCGTGCGCTCATCCAGGCGGCCGAGCCGGAGGTCGTGGAGGAATGGAAGTGGAGGGGCACGCCCGTCTGGTCGCACGGCGGCATCCTGTGCACGGGCGAAACCTACCGGAAGGTCGTCAAGCTGACCTTCGCCCACGGCGCCTCGCTGCCGGATCCGTCCGGACTCTTCAACTCCAGCCTCGACGGCAACACCCGCCGCGCGATCGACATCCACGAGGGGGAGGAGGTGGACGTGGCCGCCTTCACCGCGCTCATCCACGAGGCGGTGGCGCTCAACGGCAGGCGGGATCCGAAACCATCCAGAACAGCCAAGATCTGA